One region of Culex pipiens pallens isolate TS chromosome 2, TS_CPP_V2, whole genome shotgun sequence genomic DNA includes:
- the LOC120416866 gene encoding uncharacterized protein LOC120416866, with amino-acid sequence MNEMNEMNEMNEMNEMNEMNEMNEMNEMNEMNEMNEMNEMNEMNEMNEMNEMNEMNEMNEMNEMNEMNEMNEMNEMNEMNEMNEMNENEMNEMNEMNEMNEMNEMNEMNEMNEMNEMNEMNENPCHQSNPSHPCPSMPSMPSIPAIPIHAHPSHPSHPSHPSHPSHPCPSIHPSHPCHPSIHPSHPIHPIHPIHPIHPIHPIHPIHPIHIHPSIPSIPSIPSIPSIPSSPSIPSIPSIPSIPSPIPSIPSIPSIPSIPSSPSIPSIPSTHPSIPSTHPSIPRRSNNPKPTHNKHLLNPPLPPIPYNPRKTPPMHPATTRRPCANHAPDPAL; translated from the exons atgaatgaaatgaatgaaatgaatgaaatgaatgaaatgaatgaaatgaatgaaatgaatgaaatgaatgaaatgaatgaaatgaatgaaatgaatgaaatgaatgaaatgaatgaaatgaatgaaatgaatgaaatgaatgaaatgaatgaaatgaatgaaatgaatgaaatgaatgaaatgaatgaaatgaatgaaatgaatgaaatgaatgaaatgaatgaaatgaatgaaatgaatgaaatgaatgaaatgaatgaa aatgaaatgaatgaaatgaatgaaatgaatgaaatgaatgaaatgaatgaaatgaatgaaatgaatgaaatgaatgaaatgaatgaaatgaatgaaatgaatgaaaatccATGCCATCAATCAAATCCATCCCATCCATGCCCATCCATGCCCAGCATGCCATCCATCCCAGCCATCCCAATCCATGCCCATCCATCCCATCCATCCCATCCATCCCATCCATCCCATCCATCCCATCCATGcccatccatccatccatcccATCCATgccatccatccatccatcccAGCCATCCCATCCATCCCATCCATCCCATCCATCCCATCCATCCCATCCATCCCATCCATCCCATCCATCCCATCCA CATCCACCCATCCATCCCATCCATCCCATCCATCCCATCCATCCCATCCATCCCATCCAGCCCATCCATCCCATCCATCCCATCCATCCCATCCATCCCCAGCCCCATCCCATCCATCCCATCCATCCCATCCATCCCATCCATCCCATCCAGCCCATCCATCCCATCCATCCCATCCACCCATCCATCCATCCCATCCACCCATCCATCCATCCCCAGACGCTCAAACAACCCCAAACCAACCCACAACAAGCACCTGCTAAACCCCCCCCTACCCCCCATCCCCTACAACCCCCGCAAGACCCCCCCCATGCACCCGGCCACAACACGTAGACCATGTGCCAACCATGCCCCTGACCCCGCCCTATGA